The genomic stretch CTGCGGGAAGGCCGAAAGCTGATCGAGGGCTCCCCGCAGTACCTGAAAGATAAGGCCGGAAAGGCCGGGCTCGAAGAGGCGTACATGTACTACGCGGGGGGCGGCGATGGACGCTAGCCGGATCCTGTCTCTGGGCAAGCGTATCGCCACGCAGTGTCTTCGGGATAAAAGGACGATGGCCCTCATCATCGCCGCTCCGTCACTCGTCATGCTCCTGCTGGCCTACTTCTTCTCGACGAGCGCCGGCAGCATCACTATCGGCGTCGTGCTGGACCACCGGACGGGCACCGAGCACCTGTCGCAGCTTATCGCGGACGGGCTCAACGCCTCCGATAACGTCACCGTGGTCTACCTCGAGGAAAAGGATATCAACGCCTCGCTGAATAACAAGTCGGTGGACGGGGTGATCTATTTCCCGCCGAACTTTACGCGCAACGTCCTCGACTCGAAGCCGTCGTACGTGAAGATCGTGACACACGGGAATAATCCCTCGGCAGGGGGCATTATCGCCCAAAAGTTCGCGAACGTTTCGGCAAAAGTGCTGGGCTCCCGGGCTCCCGTGCAGCCGGCCGCCAGCCCTGCCCTGGCGATGCCCTCGGTGGAGGCCGAAGTTCTCTACGGGGAAGGCTACAAGAGCATCGACTTTTTCGCGCCGTACATCCTGGGCTTGATCGCCTTCATATTCGTGTTCATGTTCACCAGCGTTACCTTCCTGAGGGAGCGGTCATTCGGTACGCTGGAGCGGCTCATGGTCTCGCCTATCACCCGGGCCGAGATCATCATAGGCTACATGCTGGGGTTCTTAGTGTTCGCGGCCATCCAGTCGTCCATCATCCTCCTGTTCGCAATATTCGTGCTAAACGTGAAGATGGCTGGCGGCGTATTGGCGGTAGTCGTCGTGCAATTTCTGCTGACGCTGGTGGCGGTCAACCTTGGCATCTTCTGCTCGTCCTTCGCGAAGAATGAGCTCCAGGCTATCCAGTTCATCCCCCTGGTGCTGCTGCCGCAGATCTTCCTCGACGGCATGTTCTGGCCCGTATCGACATTTCCCAATTATCTACAGGCACTATCGTATATCATGCCCCTGACGTACGCGAACGACGCGCTGCAGGGCATCATGGTGCAGGGCGTAGGCCTGGGGGACATCTGGGTCGACATCCTGGTCCTGCTCGGCTTCGCCGTGGCGATGATAGTGCTTTCGACGCTCACGCTGAATAAGCAGCTACAGTAATAGAAAATTATATAAAAACGGGGCTCTACTCCGGTTTTTGGATATGGATTTAGAGCTATCTTGATTTTAATGTATGCCCTCGTGCACTCTGAGCTCAAACGGCAAATTAAACAGAGCAAAAAGAATAAAATGAGGGAAGTGGACCCTGCGGGAATTGAACCCGCGGCATCTACGTTGCGAACGTAGCACTCTACCCCTGAGTTAAGAGCCCGTAATGCAAATCTGAAATGTCATTTGAAGTATATAAACTATTCGCGTTGAAAAGAAAAGGATAAAAAAGAAATGGCTTATACAAGGTCCACGTTCTCGACGGAGACGCTCTCCACGCCGGGGACCTTAGAAAACGCCGCTTCTACGGGCTCCGTGCCGCCCTCGGCGTCGCTGACCACGAAAGCCACTAAAATAGCCTTCAGGCCGAACGCGATCTCCTTTACCTGCATACCCTTGAACTCGGCGCTCTTAGGGAGAGCCTTCTTGAGCGCGTCCATGAGCTTGTTCACGTCCCGGTCCACGCTGTCCGGCATGACCCTGATGACCGCCATAACCTTTCCCATGGTCACGGCCCCTTGAACCCGCAGGACGGGCAAATGTACGCGTTCGACTGCTTCCTGCACTTGCCGCAGCGGCCCAGCTCGGCGCCACAGCTCGGGCACTTGAACCGGACGGCGCCCGCGCCCTCGAGGCGAACGCCGCATGAGATGCAATGCTCAATTCTTTCTGCCATAAAATTATCTCCTTTTAAATGAAGCTGACCACCGTATATTAGCTACTGGTTAATTAATTTTTTGTAAAGCCTCGCCTGGAATCCGTGGAACTTCGCGAAACCCTCGGCATCCTTCTGGTCCATCGTCTTGCCGTCGAAGGAGACCAGCTCCTCGCTGTACAGCGCCGTCGGGGATTCCCGGCCCACGGGCATGCAGCTTCCCTTGAACAGCCGGACTTTCACGGTGCCGTTGATCCTTTCCTGCGTCTTATCGATGAAGGCGTTCAGGTCGGCGTACAGCGGCTCGTCCACGAGGCCCATGTAGCCCAGTTCCGCCCACGCCTCGTCGATGCTCGCC from Methanocella sp. encodes the following:
- a CDS encoding ABC transporter permease, which produces MDASRILSLGKRIATQCLRDKRTMALIIAAPSLVMLLLAYFFSTSAGSITIGVVLDHRTGTEHLSQLIADGLNASDNVTVVYLEEKDINASLNNKSVDGVIYFPPNFTRNVLDSKPSYVKIVTHGNNPSAGGIIAQKFANVSAKVLGSRAPVQPAASPALAMPSVEAEVLYGEGYKSIDFFAPYILGLIAFIFVFMFTSVTFLRERSFGTLERLMVSPITRAEIIIGYMLGFLVFAAIQSSIILLFAIFVLNVKMAGGVLAVVVVQFLLTLVAVNLGIFCSSFAKNELQAIQFIPLVLLPQIFLDGMFWPVSTFPNYLQALSYIMPLTYANDALQGIMVQGVGLGDIWVDILVLLGFAVAMIVLSTLTLNKQLQ
- a CDS encoding elongation factor 1-beta; protein product: MGKVMAVIRVMPDSVDRDVNKLMDALKKALPKSAEFKGMQVKEIAFGLKAILVAFVVSDAEGGTEPVEAAFSKVPGVESVSVENVDLV
- a CDS encoding HVO_2753 family zinc finger protein yields the protein MAERIEHCISCGVRLEGAGAVRFKCPSCGAELGRCGKCRKQSNAYICPSCGFKGP